A single genomic interval of Flavihumibacter rivuli harbors:
- a CDS encoding serine hydrolase domain-containing protein: protein MSAVKNKTGITLKRLLLVLLVAVLVYVIRYAWTSFPIVTGYDAKMMCSCVFISGREEGSVMAQELGGFPLKLASVKVDRQSRVVTASIAGMAKQKAIYREGLGCTLLNERTEQEISKQQFQLAAKPMVNQDTIAWPMGDRLPDSLPTGIDRSLLHQVVQSAFAESDPAKPVRTRAVVVLYKGQIVAEQYAPGFDRHTPLLSWSMAKSVTSALTGILVKQGKLSLKDPAPVPEWSSAKDGRESITLEQVLQQTTGLDFLEDYTKSSDATDMLFRKADMGGFTALHGLREKPGSRFYYSSGNSNVLSRIIRKAVGEKDYHAFPAKELFHKIGMYSAILEPDANGTYVGSSYMWANARDWARFGLLFLNQGKWGNEEVLPASWVYASLQPAPAAPQGEYGYQWWLNAGQKGNSANKRFPDVPNDMFTADGYEGQYVSVIPSRSLVVVRLGQTPGEWYDHNKFLSRIIEAIRQ, encoded by the coding sequence ATGAGCGCTGTAAAGAATAAGACCGGAATTACCCTGAAGCGCCTGCTATTGGTGCTACTGGTAGCAGTATTGGTGTATGTTATCCGGTATGCATGGACATCATTCCCGATCGTTACCGGTTACGATGCCAAAATGATGTGCTCCTGTGTTTTCATCAGTGGCAGGGAAGAAGGATCTGTGATGGCGCAGGAATTGGGAGGCTTTCCCCTGAAACTGGCCAGTGTTAAGGTTGACCGGCAATCAAGGGTGGTTACGGCCAGTATTGCCGGGATGGCAAAGCAAAAGGCGATCTACAGGGAAGGACTGGGCTGTACGCTGTTGAATGAACGTACCGAGCAGGAGATCAGCAAGCAGCAATTCCAGCTGGCAGCAAAGCCTATGGTGAACCAGGATACCATTGCCTGGCCCATGGGGGACCGTTTGCCGGATAGTTTACCCACTGGCATTGACCGTAGCCTGCTTCACCAGGTCGTTCAATCCGCCTTTGCAGAATCGGATCCCGCTAAGCCAGTTCGAACCCGGGCCGTTGTTGTACTGTACAAGGGACAGATCGTGGCAGAACAATATGCGCCCGGATTTGACCGGCACACCCCATTATTGAGCTGGTCGATGGCAAAGAGCGTGACCAGTGCCCTGACCGGAATTTTGGTAAAGCAGGGGAAGCTGTCCCTGAAAGACCCTGCTCCCGTACCGGAATGGTCTTCGGCTAAGGATGGCCGTGAGTCAATCACCCTGGAGCAGGTTTTACAGCAAACCACCGGCCTTGATTTCCTGGAGGATTATACCAAATCCTCAGATGCTACCGATATGTTGTTCCGTAAAGCCGATATGGGAGGATTCACGGCATTGCATGGATTGAGGGAAAAGCCAGGCAGCAGGTTTTACTATTCCAGCGGCAATTCAAATGTGCTTTCCAGGATCATCAGGAAGGCCGTTGGGGAGAAAGACTACCATGCCTTTCCTGCTAAGGAATTGTTCCATAAAATTGGTATGTATAGTGCCATACTGGAACCTGATGCGAACGGGACCTATGTTGGTTCTTCCTATATGTGGGCGAATGCCCGCGATTGGGCGAGGTTTGGTTTACTCTTTCTCAATCAGGGTAAATGGGGCAATGAAGAAGTGCTTCCGGCATCCTGGGTTTACGCCTCCCTGCAACCCGCCCCTGCGGCACCACAGGGCGAATATGGTTATCAATGGTGGTTGAATGCCGGCCAGAAAGGTAACTCCGCAAACAAGCGGTTCCCTGATGTGCCCAATGATATGTTCACTGCAGATGGGTATGAAGGGCAGTACGTGTCGGTGATACCTTCTCGGTCATTGGTGGTGGTTAGGCTGGGGCAGACGCCGGGGGAGTGGTATGACCACAATAAGTTCCTGAGCAGGATAATTGAAGCCATAAGGCAATAA
- a CDS encoding lactonase family protein has product MRKLLTGLLCSLFLAPAAHAQQYYLFTGTYTTGKSEGIYVYKFDAADGSITPIDTAKGVENPSYLTLSSNGQFLYAVNENGEKKPGFASAFAFDKNTGKLTFLNKVATKGDYPCYISITENGKWVFVANYGGGSLVAIATNKDGSLAENMQPVSHQGKGLNPARQDKPHVHQTVLSPDERYLLVTDLGTDKVHFYGVMKGAKSMPLYAVKPDTYQADAGSGPRHLSFHPNGKWVYLIEELSGMISAFTYQKGGLERFQKTNAHPENYTGARGSADIHVSPDGKFLYASNRFEANNLAIFSIDPANGMLKLVGFQDVIGKKPRNFIIEPDGKYVLVANQDTDNIVVFARDAQTGLLTPTGKTITVGNPSCLQLLPIK; this is encoded by the coding sequence ATGCGAAAATTATTGACAGGATTATTATGCAGTTTATTCCTGGCACCTGCTGCCCATGCCCAACAGTATTACCTTTTCACCGGCACCTATACTACCGGGAAGAGCGAGGGTATCTATGTATACAAATTTGATGCAGCTGATGGAAGCATTACGCCAATTGATACAGCCAAGGGAGTAGAGAACCCCTCCTACCTGACCCTGAGTTCCAACGGACAGTTCCTTTACGCCGTGAATGAGAACGGTGAAAAGAAGCCTGGATTTGCCAGCGCTTTTGCCTTTGATAAGAATACCGGGAAGTTGACCTTCCTGAACAAAGTGGCCACCAAGGGCGACTATCCCTGTTATATCAGCATTACCGAAAATGGCAAATGGGTTTTTGTGGCCAATTACGGCGGCGGCAGCCTGGTTGCCATTGCCACCAACAAAGATGGCAGCCTTGCAGAAAATATGCAACCGGTCAGTCACCAGGGAAAAGGCCTCAATCCGGCGAGGCAGGATAAACCACATGTGCACCAAACAGTGTTGTCGCCAGATGAACGCTACCTGTTGGTGACTGATCTGGGAACTGATAAAGTTCATTTCTATGGTGTCATGAAAGGCGCCAAGAGTATGCCATTATACGCCGTTAAGCCCGATACCTACCAGGCAGATGCAGGAAGCGGCCCCAGGCACCTCAGCTTCCACCCCAATGGCAAATGGGTTTACCTTATTGAAGAATTATCCGGGATGATCAGTGCTTTTACTTACCAGAAGGGCGGTTTGGAAAGGTTCCAGAAGACCAATGCCCATCCGGAAAATTATACCGGTGCCAGGGGCAGTGCTGATATCCATGTTTCACCTGATGGCAAGTTCCTTTATGCCTCCAACAGGTTCGAAGCGAATAACCTGGCAATCTTTAGCATCGACCCTGCTAATGGGATGCTAAAATTGGTGGGTTTCCAGGATGTGATCGGGAAGAAACCAAGGAACTTCATCATTGAGCCAGATGGGAAGTATGTGCTGGTCGCCAACCAGGATACGGATAATATAGTGGTGTTTGCGCGTGATGCCCAGACAGGCTTACTTACCCCAACCGGGAAAACCATTACTGTAGGGAATCCATCCTGCTTACAACTACTTCCTATAAAATAA
- a CDS encoding DnaJ domain-containing protein has product MRIKDYYEILEIHPDASEAEIKRAYRKLAMRFHPDKNVGNPYAIHHFREIQEAYEVLSNPSKRNEYHYQRQVFGQNGKRSFRYQPVTPMQLLKEARQIATHVQQVDIFRMNHEALNNQVLQLLNEPHIKILAEQNEEKTNAAIIQAILKAIAPLHYQFIPAIAQRLVRIAAANNDLILQIDKEVKRKARQYYWDKYHPLVIALLVALLCLLIYRMA; this is encoded by the coding sequence ATGCGCATTAAGGACTATTACGAAATATTAGAGATCCATCCCGATGCAAGTGAGGCAGAGATCAAGCGGGCCTACCGCAAGCTGGCCATGCGTTTCCACCCCGACAAAAACGTGGGCAACCCTTATGCCATCCATCATTTCAGGGAAATCCAGGAAGCCTACGAGGTATTATCGAATCCCTCCAAAAGGAATGAATACCATTACCAGCGGCAGGTATTTGGCCAGAACGGCAAACGATCTTTTCGCTACCAGCCGGTAACCCCCATGCAGTTATTGAAGGAAGCCAGGCAGATCGCCACCCATGTCCAGCAGGTCGATATTTTCCGGATGAACCATGAGGCGCTGAACAACCAGGTACTGCAGCTGCTTAATGAGCCGCATATAAAAATCCTGGCAGAACAAAACGAGGAAAAGACCAATGCGGCCATCATTCAGGCCATCCTTAAAGCAATAGCCCCCCTCCATTACCAATTCATCCCAGCGATTGCACAGCGACTCGTTCGCATCGCAGCTGCCAACAATGACCTGATTTTACAAATAGATAAGGAAGTGAAAAGAAAGGCAAGGCAATATTACTGGGATAAATACCATCCCCTGGTGATTGCCTTATTGGTGGCCTTATTATGCCTGCTGATCTACCGGATGGCCTAG
- a CDS encoding polysaccharide deacetylase family protein: MKRRINSRKVQLVLGMLTALTIAGCDWKPGGSPASILTVSGAHDGEAKTNEAPPAKEMSAPERKALAATAEEIMARPQVPVLCYHQVRDYRPTDSRSAKDYIVPPAVFQAQMKALADSGYTTILPDQLQRYLLYGEELPAKPVMITFDDGCDEQYTVAKDVLQPLQFKAAFFIMTVSMNRPNFMSAEQIRDLHTQGHTIGLHTWDHHSVKQYEGEDWQKQVEQPRLQLEKIIGQQVKYFAYPFGLWNKEAIPHLKDKGLEAAYQLSTARDSQEPLYTIRRIIVPGEWGGAALIKRMNASFD, encoded by the coding sequence ATGAAAAGGCGTATTAATAGCAGGAAAGTGCAGCTGGTTTTGGGAATGTTAACAGCACTGACCATAGCAGGTTGCGACTGGAAGCCGGGTGGCTCTCCCGCATCCATTTTAACAGTATCCGGTGCCCATGATGGGGAGGCTAAAACCAATGAAGCCCCGCCGGCGAAGGAAATGTCGGCTCCCGAACGCAAAGCATTAGCTGCAACAGCTGAAGAGATCATGGCCCGGCCACAAGTGCCTGTGCTTTGTTACCACCAGGTCAGGGATTACAGGCCAACGGATTCCCGTTCGGCAAAAGATTATATAGTTCCCCCTGCTGTTTTCCAGGCGCAAATGAAAGCACTGGCCGATAGCGGTTATACTACGATCCTTCCAGACCAGTTACAGCGATACCTCCTCTATGGGGAAGAGCTTCCCGCCAAACCGGTCATGATCACATTTGATGATGGCTGCGATGAGCAATACACCGTGGCTAAGGATGTTTTGCAGCCCTTACAATTCAAGGCGGCATTCTTCATCATGACTGTTTCCATGAACCGTCCCAACTTTATGAGTGCCGAACAGATCAGGGACCTGCATACACAGGGGCATACCATTGGCCTGCATACCTGGGACCACCATAGTGTGAAACAATACGAGGGTGAAGATTGGCAAAAGCAAGTGGAACAACCGAGGCTGCAATTAGAAAAGATCATTGGTCAGCAGGTGAAATATTTCGCCTATCCTTTCGGGTTATGGAACAAGGAAGCTATCCCTCATTTAAAAGATAAAGGATTGGAAGCTGCTTATCAATTATCTACTGCCCGTGATAGCCAGGAACCATTGTACACCATTAGGAGGATCATTGTCCCGGGTGAATGGGGTGGGGCGGCTTTGATCAAAAGAATGAATGCCTCATTTGACTGA
- a CDS encoding NAD(P)-dependent alcohol dehydrogenase — protein sequence MKNIHAYAAQDAATPLAPFSIDRREPGPHDVEIEILYCGVCHSDIHQARNEWGNSIFPMVPGHEIVGKVTRVGDHVKKFKVGDLAGVGCLVDSCRECHNCKEGLEQFCENGSVGTYNALERDGKTPTYGGYSTLIVVDEAFTLKVPSNLDLAAVAPLLCAGITTYSPLRYWKVGKGHRVGVLGLGGLGHMAVKFAVSFGAEVTMLSGSPSKEADAKRLGAHKFLLTSDKEGMKQHTNYFDFIIDTVSAPHDYNVYLNMLRTNGTMICVGAPPAPAQVPAFNLILNRRSIGGSLIGGLPETQEMLDYCGEHNIVSDIELIPIQKINEAYDRMLKGDVRYRFVIDTASLKD from the coding sequence ATGAAGAATATCCATGCGTATGCTGCACAGGACGCTGCCACCCCACTGGCACCTTTCTCTATCGACCGGAGGGAACCTGGGCCGCACGATGTAGAAATTGAAATTCTGTATTGCGGTGTTTGTCATTCGGACATCCACCAGGCCCGTAATGAATGGGGAAACTCCATCTTCCCCATGGTCCCCGGCCACGAGATCGTTGGCAAGGTAACCCGTGTAGGGGATCATGTGAAGAAGTTTAAGGTGGGGGATCTCGCCGGTGTTGGATGCCTGGTAGATTCCTGCCGCGAATGCCACAACTGCAAGGAAGGCCTTGAACAATTTTGTGAGAATGGCTCCGTAGGGACCTACAATGCCCTGGAGAGGGATGGCAAAACCCCAACCTATGGCGGCTATTCCACCCTCATTGTAGTAGATGAGGCTTTTACCCTGAAAGTCCCCTCTAACCTTGACCTGGCTGCTGTTGCCCCATTGCTCTGCGCCGGCATCACCACCTATTCCCCCCTTCGCTACTGGAAAGTGGGTAAAGGCCATAGGGTTGGTGTACTTGGACTGGGAGGACTGGGTCATATGGCAGTGAAATTTGCAGTCTCCTTCGGTGCGGAAGTAACCATGCTCAGCGGATCACCTTCCAAGGAAGCCGATGCCAAAAGATTGGGAGCGCATAAATTTTTGCTGACAAGTGATAAAGAGGGAATGAAGCAGCACACCAATTACTTTGACTTCATCATCGATACGGTTTCTGCCCCGCACGACTATAATGTTTACCTGAACATGTTAAGGACCAATGGAACCATGATCTGCGTGGGCGCACCACCTGCACCCGCACAGGTTCCTGCTTTCAACCTGATCCTGAACAGGAGAAGTATCGGGGGTTCGCTGATCGGTGGTTTACCTGAGACCCAGGAAATGCTGGACTATTGCGGGGAACACAATATCGTATCGGACATTGAACTGATCCCTATCCAAAAGATCAATGAAGCTTACGACCGGATGCTGAAGGGTGATGTTCGTTACAGGTTTGTGATCGACACGGCCTCCCTAAAAGATTAA
- a CDS encoding dihydrofolate reductase family protein — protein MERKVIVYIAASLDGYIAKPGDDLSFLGTVQKEGEDYGYGQFVSGVDTVIVGRKTYDWVMNAVPEFPHADKETYVVTRQPREAIGNTRFYSGSLKELVQQLKSVPGKNIFVDGGAELVNAMLREDLVDELIVSVVPVMVGEGVRLFKEGIPERQWKHLSTRSYDTGLVQSHYVLSHK, from the coding sequence ATGGAAAGAAAAGTCATTGTGTATATCGCAGCCAGCCTTGATGGATATATTGCCAAACCAGGTGATGACCTGTCCTTCCTGGGTACCGTTCAGAAGGAAGGGGAAGATTATGGGTATGGTCAGTTTGTGAGTGGGGTGGATACGGTCATTGTCGGCCGCAAGACCTACGATTGGGTTATGAATGCCGTTCCTGAATTCCCCCATGCTGATAAGGAAACTTATGTTGTTACCAGGCAACCGAGGGAAGCAATAGGTAATACAAGATTTTATTCCGGGTCATTGAAAGAGCTGGTTCAGCAATTGAAATCGGTTCCCGGCAAGAACATATTTGTAGATGGCGGTGCTGAGTTGGTGAATGCCATGCTGCGGGAGGACCTTGTTGATGAATTGATAGTATCTGTCGTGCCCGTAATGGTTGGGGAGGGAGTAAGGTTGTTCAAGGAAGGTATCCCGGAGCGCCAGTGGAAACACCTTTCCACCAGGTCTTATGATACAGGCCTGGTGCAATCACATTATGTCCTTTCCCATAAATAG
- a CDS encoding OmpA family protein, giving the protein MKKILLPICLFWGSQLSFAQPSMDKDTAKLKPQKENVITASTIIKIENLGENINSDLNELRPTISPDGNLLFFICENHPANSKYRTIPNSQDIWFSERDSSGNWSEARHLSYPLNTVHYNAVYSISPDNNRILIRGAFLKGAFDARGLSICVLQEDGRFSEPEALAIKNYYKYDRGLTTGAYLAHNGKTLLLYMSPEKGSALNDIFVSFLNNDGTWTEPKSLGKKINAPDTDEMTPYLAADGKTLYFSSNRPGGVGDNDIYMTKRLDDTWQKWSDPVNLGEPINTPDWDAFFTMDAGGEYAYLTTKSSGFGESDIVRVKLMEKEKPDPVVLVSGNVYNLKTKEPLSATLIYETLPDGTVVGNGISSALDGSFKIVLPYDKNYSIRASADKFFSISENLMLDSLIKEGYKEIHKDLYLAPIEIGQVFRLNNVFFDFDKWDLRPESFVELDRVVKFLNENPSIVIEMSAHTDSRGSDDYNFRLSDNRARSVMEYILSKGIGKDRITSQGYGETKPVVPNDSEENMQLNRRVEFKIIRN; this is encoded by the coding sequence TTGAAAAAAATTTTATTGCCCATTTGTTTGTTTTGGGGTTCCCAGCTGTCTTTTGCCCAACCCTCTATGGATAAGGATACGGCAAAACTGAAGCCCCAGAAAGAAAATGTTATTACTGCATCTACCATTATCAAGATCGAGAACCTTGGGGAAAATATCAACTCGGACCTCAATGAATTGAGGCCTACTATTTCCCCGGACGGCAACCTCCTGTTTTTTATCTGTGAAAACCATCCGGCCAATTCAAAATACCGGACCATTCCTAATTCCCAGGATATCTGGTTCTCTGAGCGCGACAGTTCTGGTAACTGGAGCGAAGCAAGGCATTTGTCCTATCCATTGAATACGGTGCATTATAATGCAGTGTATTCGATCTCTCCCGATAACAACCGGATCCTGATCCGGGGTGCTTTCCTGAAAGGGGCATTTGATGCCAGGGGCCTGAGCATTTGCGTGCTGCAGGAAGATGGCCGTTTCAGTGAGCCGGAAGCCCTTGCCATTAAAAACTATTACAAGTATGACCGGGGCTTGACAACAGGGGCTTACCTTGCCCACAATGGCAAGACCCTCTTGCTGTATATGAGTCCCGAAAAAGGCAGTGCGCTTAATGATATTTTTGTCAGTTTCCTGAATAATGATGGTACCTGGACCGAACCCAAATCACTTGGCAAAAAGATCAATGCGCCCGATACGGATGAAATGACACCATACCTGGCAGCTGACGGGAAGACCCTCTACTTTAGCAGCAACCGGCCCGGAGGAGTGGGCGACAATGATATCTATATGACCAAGAGGCTGGATGATACATGGCAGAAATGGTCAGACCCGGTAAACCTGGGTGAGCCTATCAATACACCCGACTGGGATGCCTTCTTTACTATGGATGCAGGTGGGGAATATGCTTACCTGACCACGAAGAGCAGTGGATTCGGGGAAAGTGATATCGTGAGGGTCAAGCTGATGGAAAAGGAGAAGCCAGATCCGGTAGTGCTGGTCAGTGGGAATGTATACAATCTCAAAACGAAGGAACCCCTTAGTGCCACCCTGATCTATGAAACGCTTCCCGATGGAACTGTAGTAGGCAATGGTATTTCCAGTGCCCTTGACGGCTCTTTCAAGATCGTGCTGCCCTATGATAAGAATTACAGTATCCGGGCATCGGCTGATAAGTTCTTCTCCATTTCAGAAAACCTGATGCTCGACTCACTCATCAAAGAAGGCTATAAGGAGATCCATAAGGACCTCTACCTGGCGCCAATTGAGATCGGCCAGGTATTCAGGCTCAATAATGTGTTCTTTGATTTTGATAAGTGGGACCTGCGGCCCGAGTCCTTTGTTGAATTGGATAGGGTAGTGAAGTTCCTGAATGAGAACCCCAGCATTGTCATTGAGATGAGTGCGCATACTGATAGCCGTGGTTCCGATGACTACAATTTCAGGCTTAGTGATAACAGGGCGAGGTCGGTAATGGAATATATCCTCTCCAAGGGTATTGGCAAGGACCGCATCACCTCCCAGGGGTATGGGGAAACCAAGCCTGTTGTTCCCAACGATTCTGAAGAGAATATGCAGTTGAACCGGAGGGTTGAATTCAAGATCATCCGCAACTGA
- the gcvP gene encoding aminomethyl-transferring glycine dehydrogenase has translation MNLFQSQSNEFLARHIGTVGSEQEMLATVGVGSLEELISKTVPAAIRKQGDLNVPEAISEAQLLKELKEISLQNKVFRTYIGQGYYDTITPSVILRNIFENPGWYTQYTPYQAEISQGRLESLLNYQTMVSDLTGLPIANASLLDEATAAAEAMNMLFHHVNRTDEIKQPKFFVDNDVFPQTKDLVITRATPIGIEVVFGDYRTTAIDNSYFGALVQYPNEKGSIENYRSFVEKVHGIGGYVAMATDLLALTLLTSPGELGADVAFGSAQRFGVPLGYGGPHAAFFSAKDEFKRSMPGRIIGISIDAQGKRALRMALQTREQHIKREKATSNICTAQALLANMAAMYAVFHGPEGLKNIAMRVSLLTRTLAHELTALGVEVVNDNYFDTLYIKAGNSEQLKELAEAQQMNFRYFDNGHVGISLDETTTQTDILDIVSVFAAAKGSDIAAISFDNEASLDNIPSSLTRTSEFLTHPVFNSHRSESQMMRYIKSLENKDLSLNTSMISLGSCTMKLNAATEMMPLSWSHWSKIHPFAPAVQAAGYHRVINELSQYLCEVTGFDACSMQPNSGAQGEYAGLLTIRNYHLANGDAHRNVCLIPISAHGTNPASAVMAGMKVVVVKALENGYIDVDDFRAKAEQYSANLAGTMITYPSTYGIFEESVKEICDIVHQHGGQVYMDGANMNAQVGLTSPGLIGADVCHLNLHKTFAIPHGGGGPGMGPICVKAHLANHLPGHWALDGQTGTHAVSAAPYGSASILLISYAYCRLLGSKGLKQATEYAILNANYMKARLEQSFPILYTGSQGTCAHEFIVDLRPFKQTAGVEAEDVAKRLMDYGFHAPTMSFPVPGTIMIEPTESEDKAELDRFCDALLAIREEIAAIENGTADKANNVLKHAPHTQLVVMADDWNRPYSRQQAAYPLEYVALNKFWPSVSRVNNTHGDRNLICTCEPVSAYAEENA, from the coding sequence ATGAATTTATTCCAATCACAATCGAATGAATTTCTTGCCCGTCACATTGGCACAGTGGGATCAGAGCAGGAAATGCTGGCCACTGTTGGTGTAGGCAGCCTGGAAGAACTGATCAGCAAAACGGTTCCTGCCGCCATCCGCAAGCAAGGCGACCTGAATGTTCCCGAAGCGATCAGTGAGGCCCAGTTGCTGAAGGAACTGAAGGAGATCTCGCTCCAGAACAAAGTGTTCCGTACCTATATCGGCCAGGGATATTATGATACCATCACCCCAAGCGTTATTCTCCGCAACATCTTTGAGAACCCGGGATGGTACACGCAATACACTCCTTACCAGGCAGAAATTTCACAGGGAAGATTGGAAAGCTTGTTGAATTACCAAACCATGGTGAGTGACCTGACGGGATTGCCTATTGCCAATGCCTCCCTTTTGGATGAGGCTACTGCAGCTGCCGAGGCTATGAACATGCTTTTCCACCATGTCAACAGGACAGATGAGATCAAGCAGCCCAAATTCTTTGTAGATAACGACGTTTTCCCGCAAACCAAGGACCTGGTCATCACCCGTGCCACCCCAATTGGCATTGAAGTGGTTTTTGGAGATTACAGGACCACAGCTATAGATAACAGTTATTTCGGTGCGCTGGTGCAATATCCCAATGAAAAGGGAAGCATTGAAAACTATCGCTCCTTTGTTGAGAAAGTTCATGGCATTGGTGGTTATGTAGCCATGGCCACGGACCTGCTGGCCCTGACCCTGCTCACCTCCCCTGGTGAATTAGGCGCAGATGTGGCCTTCGGTTCTGCACAACGTTTTGGTGTTCCACTGGGTTATGGCGGTCCGCATGCAGCCTTCTTCAGCGCGAAGGACGAATTCAAGCGTTCCATGCCGGGAAGGATCATCGGTATCAGCATTGATGCACAGGGAAAGCGAGCCTTGCGCATGGCATTGCAAACCCGTGAGCAGCACATCAAGCGTGAAAAAGCAACCTCCAATATCTGTACAGCACAGGCACTGCTGGCCAACATGGCCGCCATGTATGCCGTATTCCATGGACCAGAAGGCTTGAAGAATATTGCCATGAGGGTATCCCTTTTAACGCGCACCCTTGCCCATGAATTGACCGCGCTGGGAGTTGAGGTTGTCAACGATAATTATTTTGACACACTTTATATCAAGGCGGGCAATAGCGAACAATTGAAGGAATTGGCCGAAGCCCAGCAAATGAACTTCAGGTATTTTGACAATGGCCATGTAGGCATTTCGCTGGACGAAACCACCACCCAAACCGATATCCTCGATATCGTAAGTGTGTTTGCCGCTGCCAAAGGCTCTGATATTGCAGCCATTAGCTTCGATAATGAGGCCAGCTTGGACAATATCCCCAGCAGCCTTACCCGCACTTCTGAGTTCCTTACACACCCGGTTTTCAACAGCCACAGGAGCGAGAGCCAGATGATGCGTTATATCAAGTCCCTTGAAAACAAGGACCTCTCCCTCAATACCTCCATGATCTCACTGGGCAGCTGTACCATGAAACTAAATGCGGCTACCGAGATGATGCCATTGAGCTGGAGCCATTGGAGCAAGATCCATCCTTTCGCACCCGCCGTGCAGGCTGCAGGTTACCACAGGGTCATCAATGAACTGTCACAGTACCTCTGTGAGGTAACCGGTTTCGATGCTTGCAGCATGCAACCCAACAGCGGCGCGCAGGGGGAATATGCCGGTTTGCTGACCATCCGCAACTATCACCTTGCTAACGGTGATGCACACAGGAATGTTTGCCTGATCCCCATCTCCGCCCATGGCACCAACCCCGCTTCTGCAGTAATGGCCGGAATGAAAGTGGTAGTGGTAAAGGCACTGGAGAACGGGTACATTGATGTAGATGATTTCAGGGCCAAGGCCGAGCAATACAGTGCTAACCTGGCGGGAACCATGATCACCTACCCCAGCACCTATGGTATTTTCGAAGAGAGCGTAAAAGAGATCTGTGATATCGTTCACCAGCATGGCGGACAGGTGTACATGGATGGCGCCAACATGAACGCACAGGTTGGACTGACTTCGCCAGGCCTGATCGGTGCCGATGTATGCCACCTGAACCTGCACAAGACCTTTGCCATCCCACATGGCGGTGGTGGTCCTGGAATGGGCCCGATCTGTGTGAAAGCACACCTTGCCAATCACCTTCCCGGTCACTGGGCACTGGATGGCCAGACAGGCACCCATGCAGTATCTGCAGCACCCTATGGCTCTGCATCCATACTCCTGATCAGTTATGCCTATTGCAGGCTACTGGGCAGCAAGGGGCTAAAGCAAGCAACTGAATATGCTATACTCAATGCCAACTACATGAAGGCAAGGCTGGAGCAATCCTTCCCTATCCTTTATACCGGAAGCCAGGGTACTTGCGCACATGAGTTCATCGTTGACCTGCGTCCATTTAAGCAAACAGCAGGAGTGGAAGCAGAAGATGTTGCCAAGCGCCTGATGGATTATGGTTTCCACGCACCTACCATGAGTTTCCCTGTTCCGGGTACCATCATGATCGAGCCGACAGAAAGTGAGGACAAGGCTGAGCTGGATCGTTTCTGTGATGCCCTGTTGGCAATCAGGGAAGAGATCGCAGCCATTGAGAACGGCACTGCTGACAAGGCCAATAACGTTTTGAAACATGCCCCGCATACCCAACTGGTAGTGATGGCTGACGACTGGAACCGTCCTTATAGCCGTCAACAGGCAGCCTATCCGCTGGAATATGTTGCGCTCAATAAATTCTGGCCAAGCGTTAGCAGGGTAAACAATACCCATGGCGACAGGAACCTGATCTGTACCTGTGAGCCGGTGAGTGCCTACGCTGAAGAGAATGCCTGA